The following proteins come from a genomic window of Kocuria palustris:
- a CDS encoding S1C family serine protease encodes MSNGADTPRPDDRRDGGTGWQPGHQPHEPVPGSDGDAPRTAPQPIVGQDPRAGQQHPEQQGSDQRQTAGPYSSGSQDSGSSTRPQAEASSAGPYGQPEPHSPYSQQPQAAGSQAGSGFGPGHQAGGTDARTRRRGGAGLIAGGLILSALVGAGTYAAVDTVAGSDAASTAAASRELIVNDTDSVTEITGAAAKASPSVVTISSSDGQSAGSGSGIILDEEGHILTNTHVVTMDGQSSDPSIEVQLSDGTVTTAEVVGTDPLSDLAVIKIDEDGLVPAELGSSSDLNVGDTAIAIGAPLGLSGTVTDGIISTTDRTIAVASSAVPETPDEGESSEEDQGGGGWQDFFFDYGQGDSSQGQTESVFLNVIQTDASINPGNSGGALVDVDGKVVGINVAIASASGEESAGAGSIGVGFAIPIDQAERIAQEIIDTGEATHGYLGAGVSAAAADDGESRTFSEGALVRSVEDGSPADDAGLQEGDIIRSFNGHTTLDADELTAAVREVPAGGKGELVYERDGQEKTVEVTVGNAADAD; translated from the coding sequence TTGAGCAACGGCGCCGACACCCCCCGTCCGGACGACCGCCGAGACGGCGGCACCGGATGGCAGCCGGGGCATCAGCCCCACGAGCCGGTCCCCGGCTCCGACGGCGACGCCCCGCGCACGGCCCCGCAGCCGATCGTCGGGCAGGATCCCCGCGCCGGGCAGCAGCACCCTGAGCAGCAGGGGAGCGATCAGCGGCAGACGGCAGGGCCGTACTCGTCCGGCTCGCAGGATTCCGGCTCGTCGACGCGACCCCAGGCGGAGGCGTCCTCGGCAGGCCCGTACGGACAGCCGGAGCCGCACAGCCCGTACTCGCAGCAGCCGCAGGCAGCGGGCTCTCAGGCCGGCTCCGGATTCGGCCCGGGGCACCAGGCCGGCGGCACCGATGCGCGGACCCGCCGCCGCGGCGGTGCCGGTCTGATCGCCGGCGGTCTGATCCTCTCCGCCCTGGTGGGGGCGGGGACCTACGCGGCCGTGGACACGGTCGCCGGCTCGGACGCCGCCTCCACAGCGGCGGCCTCGCGCGAGCTGATCGTCAACGACACCGACTCCGTCACGGAGATCACCGGCGCCGCGGCCAAGGCCTCGCCCTCGGTCGTGACGATCTCCTCGTCGGACGGCCAGAGCGCAGGCTCCGGTTCGGGGATCATCCTGGACGAGGAGGGCCACATCCTCACCAACACCCACGTGGTGACCATGGACGGGCAGTCCAGCGACCCGTCGATCGAGGTCCAGCTCTCGGACGGCACGGTGACCACCGCCGAGGTCGTCGGGACGGATCCGCTGTCCGATCTGGCCGTCATCAAGATCGACGAGGACGGGCTCGTGCCCGCCGAGCTCGGCAGCTCGTCCGATCTGAACGTGGGGGATACCGCGATCGCGATCGGCGCTCCGCTGGGGCTGTCCGGCACGGTCACCGACGGCATCATCTCCACCACCGATCGCACGATCGCCGTGGCCTCCTCCGCCGTGCCCGAGACCCCAGACGAGGGCGAGAGCTCGGAGGAGGACCAGGGCGGGGGCGGCTGGCAGGACTTCTTCTTCGACTACGGCCAGGGCGACTCCTCGCAGGGCCAGACGGAATCGGTGTTCCTCAACGTGATCCAGACCGACGCCTCCATCAACCCGGGCAACTCCGGCGGCGCGCTGGTCGACGTGGACGGGAAGGTCGTCGGCATCAACGTGGCGATCGCCTCGGCCTCGGGCGAGGAATCCGCCGGTGCAGGCAGCATCGGCGTCGGCTTCGCCATCCCGATCGATCAGGCCGAGCGCATCGCCCAGGAGATCATCGACACCGGCGAGGCCACCCACGGCTACCTGGGCGCCGGGGTCTCGGCGGCCGCGGCCGACGACGGCGAGAGCCGGACCTTCTCGGAGGGCGCGCTCGTGCGCTCCGTCGAGGACGGCTCGCCGGCCGATGACGCCGGCCTGCAGGAGGGCGACATCATCCGCAGCTTCAACGGCCACACCACCCTCGATGCCGATGAGCTCACCGCCGCGGTGCGGGAGGTCCCGGCAGGCGGGAAGGGCGAGCTGGTCTACGAGCGCGACGGCCAGGAGAAGACCGTCGAGGTCACGGTCGGCAACGCGGCGGACGCCGACTGA
- a CDS encoding tRNA (cytidine(34)-2'-O)-methyltransferase, which yields MVRMLLVEPEIPGNTGNVIRLSAVTGAELHLVEPLGFDFDDAKLRRAGLDYHDLAGMHVHADLEAAWEALRPQRVFAFTTTGTSSHTAVQWRDDDVMMFGRESVGLSEQHKADPHVTQEIRIPMLPARRSLNLANSVSIAVYEAWRQNGFDGAV from the coding sequence ATGGTGCGCATGCTTCTGGTGGAACCCGAGATCCCCGGCAACACGGGCAACGTCATCCGCCTCTCGGCGGTGACGGGTGCCGAGCTGCACCTGGTCGAGCCGCTGGGCTTCGACTTCGACGACGCCAAGCTGCGCCGCGCCGGACTGGACTACCACGACCTCGCGGGCATGCACGTCCACGCCGATCTCGAAGCCGCGTGGGAGGCGCTGCGACCGCAGCGCGTCTTCGCCTTCACCACCACCGGCACGTCCTCCCACACCGCCGTGCAGTGGCGCGACGACGACGTCATGATGTTCGGACGCGAGTCGGTGGGGCTGTCCGAGCAGCACAAGGCGGACCCACACGTGACGCAGGAGATCCGCATCCCCATGCTGCCGGCTCGCCGCTCGCTCAACCTGGCCAACAGCGTCTCGATCGCCGTCTACGAGGCCTGGCGCCAGAACGGCTTCGACGGCGCCGTGTGA
- a CDS encoding dihydrofolate reductase family protein translates to MTHPDAPEDIRGLERIWPEPGFLSLDELREDYARTWPDVSEGSGAMMISSLDGSAVLGAVSGGLSSPADQKLMDVQRGVVDAVVIGAGTLREEGYGGLQVHDDSAAWRRARGMSEHPVLVVVSRSLDLDPASDFLAEAPVRPLILTGAASSAQRRKALEQVADVEVIDDGTGGVDPQAAHELFARRGWQRIHSEGGPTVLAAWMAAGRIAELHLSLSPVLAGRTRAGLLGEAIDPQRLELAQVLRDGSMLLTRYRVRKAAQRP, encoded by the coding sequence ATGACGCATCCCGATGCGCCGGAGGATATCCGCGGACTCGAGCGGATCTGGCCCGAGCCCGGCTTCCTGAGCCTCGACGAGCTGCGCGAGGACTATGCGCGTACCTGGCCCGATGTCTCCGAGGGCTCCGGGGCCATGATGATCAGCTCGCTCGACGGCTCGGCGGTGCTCGGCGCGGTCTCCGGCGGACTGTCCTCGCCCGCCGATCAGAAGCTCATGGATGTGCAGCGCGGCGTCGTCGACGCCGTGGTGATCGGCGCAGGGACCCTGCGCGAGGAGGGCTACGGGGGCCTGCAGGTCCACGACGATTCCGCCGCCTGGCGCCGAGCCCGCGGCATGAGCGAGCACCCCGTGCTCGTGGTGGTCTCCCGCAGCCTGGACCTCGACCCGGCCTCGGACTTCCTGGCCGAGGCTCCCGTGCGGCCGCTGATCCTGACCGGTGCCGCGTCCTCCGCGCAGCGCAGGAAGGCCCTCGAGCAGGTGGCCGACGTCGAGGTGATCGACGACGGCACCGGCGGCGTGGATCCGCAGGCCGCCCATGAGCTCTTCGCCCGGCGCGGCTGGCAGCGGATCCACAGCGAGGGCGGTCCGACGGTGCTGGCGGCGTGGATGGCTGCGGGGCGGATCGCCGAGCTGCACCTGAGCCTGTCCCCCGTGCTCGCCGGCCGGACCCGGGCTGGCCTGCTGGGCGAGGCGATCGACCCGCAGCGCCTCGAGCTGGCCCAGGTGCTGCGCGACGGCTCGATGCTGCTCACGCGCTACCGGGTCCGGAAGGCCGCGCAGCGCCCGTAG
- the folP gene encoding dihydropteroate synthase — MTDVTSAPSSVPPNPADGVPALRHPVRSLAGRRIDFRRDLLVMGIVNRTPDSFYDRGRTFGLEAAVAAGERHAQDGADWVDVGGVPFAPGEALDPRVEADRVVPVIEQLAQLRPGLILSVDTFHASVADACLAAGAHVVNDTTGLSDPEMAEAVRDHDAHVIVTHSLSGPGGPRTPVPNPRYDDVVAEVREFLARRIDHALQHGIAADRLIIDPGHDLHKTTVHSLELTRRLGEITSLGHPTLAAVSNKDFVGESLGLPREQRLEGSLAAAVVCALNGARIFRMHEPAQARRALDMAATIMGLREPVEARHNMEGPR; from the coding sequence GTGACCGATGTGACCTCCGCACCTAGCTCCGTGCCCCCGAACCCCGCCGACGGGGTGCCCGCCCTGCGGCATCCGGTGCGCAGCCTGGCCGGGCGGCGGATCGACTTCCGCCGCGACCTGCTGGTCATGGGCATCGTCAACCGCACCCCCGACTCGTTCTACGACCGGGGCCGGACCTTCGGGCTCGAGGCCGCCGTGGCCGCCGGGGAGCGCCACGCGCAGGACGGCGCGGACTGGGTCGACGTCGGCGGCGTGCCCTTCGCCCCGGGCGAGGCCCTGGATCCGAGGGTCGAGGCCGATCGCGTGGTCCCGGTGATCGAGCAGCTGGCGCAGCTGCGCCCCGGTCTGATCCTCTCGGTCGACACCTTCCACGCGTCGGTGGCCGACGCCTGCCTGGCCGCCGGCGCGCACGTGGTCAACGACACCACCGGGCTCTCCGATCCCGAGATGGCCGAGGCGGTCCGCGACCACGACGCCCACGTGATCGTCACCCACTCCCTGAGCGGTCCCGGCGGCCCCCGGACACCGGTGCCGAATCCGCGCTACGACGACGTGGTCGCCGAGGTGCGCGAGTTCCTGGCCCGGCGGATCGACCACGCGCTGCAGCACGGCATCGCGGCGGACCGGCTGATCATCGATCCCGGCCACGACCTGCACAAGACCACCGTCCACTCGCTCGAGCTGACCCGGCGCCTGGGCGAGATCACGAGCCTGGGCCATCCCACGCTGGCGGCGGTGTCGAACAAGGACTTCGTGGGCGAATCCCTGGGCCTGCCGCGCGAGCAGCGCCTCGAGGGCTCGCTGGCGGCAGCGGTGGTCTGCGCCCTGAACGGCGCCCGGATCTTCCGCATGCACGAGCCCGCCCAGGCACGACGGGCGCTGGACATGGCGGCCACGATCATGGGCCTGCGCGAACCCGTCGAGGCCCGGCACAACATGGAAGGACCACGATGA